Proteins encoded in a region of the Moritella marina ATCC 15381 genome:
- the pdxY gene encoding pyridoxal kinase PdxY has protein sequence MKSILSIQSHVVFGCAGNSAVVFPMRRMGVEVWPINTVQFSNHTQYQQGWQGMVMPVDQIKSLVDGLININSLSSCDAVLSGYLGSATQGKEVLYAVEQAKEHNADALYFCDPVMGHPEKGCIVVPEVMDFFKYQALPKADVIAPNLLELETLSDMKIGNIDQVKQACTMLLEQGVKMVLVKHLSKAGITTSQFEMLLATADGYYHITRPLYDFARQPVGVGDLISGLMLANLLAGHQPVRAFELTNAAVDAVLEATFKQDRYELQLIAAQDLIAQPEVKVNATTL, from the coding sequence ATGAAATCTATCTTGTCTATTCAATCTCATGTTGTATTTGGCTGTGCGGGTAACAGTGCCGTCGTTTTTCCAATGCGTAGAATGGGAGTTGAAGTTTGGCCGATTAATACGGTACAGTTTTCGAATCACACCCAGTATCAGCAAGGGTGGCAAGGAATGGTAATGCCGGTAGATCAAATTAAGAGTCTGGTTGATGGTTTAATCAATATTAATAGCTTATCAAGTTGTGACGCTGTACTCAGTGGCTACCTCGGTTCAGCAACACAAGGCAAGGAAGTGCTTTATGCCGTCGAGCAAGCTAAAGAACATAATGCGGATGCTTTATACTTTTGTGATCCGGTAATGGGGCATCCTGAAAAGGGCTGTATAGTCGTACCTGAAGTCATGGATTTTTTCAAATATCAGGCATTGCCAAAAGCGGATGTCATCGCGCCAAACCTACTTGAATTAGAAACACTGAGCGATATGAAAATAGGCAATATAGATCAGGTAAAACAAGCATGTACTATGTTGCTAGAGCAAGGTGTAAAAATGGTATTGGTTAAGCATTTGAGTAAAGCGGGTATAACGACAAGCCAGTTTGAAATGTTATTAGCTACAGCTGATGGTTATTATCACATTACTCGTCCTTTGTATGATTTTGCCCGCCAACCTGTTGGTGTCGGTGATTTGATTAGTGGTCTGATGCTCGCTAATTTATTAGCTGGTCATCAACCTGTGAGAGCGTTTGAGTTGACGAATGCGGCTGTTGATGCGGTATTGGAGGCTACCTTTAAGCAAGACCGTTATGAGTTACAGCTTATTGCCGCACAGGACTTAATTGCTCAGCCAGAGGTAAAGGTTAACGCGACAACGTTATAG
- the lysS gene encoding lysine--tRNA ligase yields MSETIQNPEIDLQSEVEQRRQKLADLRSLGNAFPNSFRRDAISNELLNKYDDKSTDELNKLQVTVKIAGRIMTRRIMGKASFVTLQDMGGKIQLYVSRDNLPDNFYNEQFKKWDIGDIVGAEGTLFKTKTGELTINLTNIELLTKALRPLPNKFHGLAEQETRYRQRYLDLIANEEARNTFTVRSQVITGIRNLLSKNGFMEVETPMMQVIPGGASARPFITRHNALDMDMYLRVSPELYLKRLVVGGFERVFEINRNFRNEGISTRHNPEFTMLEFYMAYADYNDLMALTEEMLRTLALDILGTPMVPYGDLTFDFGQPFAKIGMKDSVLKYNPEIRAEQLATLSAATELADSLNIRIDASWGLGRVITEIFEETVEEKLIQPTFITEYPAEVSPLARRNDDDPLITDRFEFFIGGREIANGFSELNDAEDQDARFKEQVQQKEAGDDEAMFYDEDYVTALEHGLPPTAGQGIGIDRLVMLFTNSHTIRDVILFPTLRPQNK; encoded by the coding sequence ATGTCGGAAACCATTCAAAACCCAGAAATTGATTTGCAAAGTGAAGTTGAGCAACGTCGTCAAAAATTAGCAGACTTACGTTCCCTAGGTAATGCTTTTCCTAATAGCTTTCGCCGCGATGCGATCTCAAATGAGCTGTTAAATAAATACGATGATAAAAGTACTGATGAGTTAAATAAATTACAGGTTACAGTAAAAATAGCTGGTCGTATTATGACACGTCGAATTATGGGTAAAGCCAGTTTTGTAACGCTACAAGACATGGGTGGTAAGATCCAATTATATGTAAGCCGCGATAATCTGCCAGATAACTTCTATAACGAGCAGTTTAAAAAGTGGGATATTGGCGACATAGTTGGCGCTGAAGGTACTTTATTTAAAACCAAAACCGGTGAGTTGACGATTAACTTAACCAATATCGAATTGCTGACAAAAGCGCTACGCCCTCTGCCAAACAAGTTCCACGGTTTAGCAGAACAAGAAACTCGTTATCGTCAACGCTATTTAGATTTGATCGCCAATGAAGAAGCGCGTAATACTTTTACAGTTCGCTCGCAAGTCATTACCGGTATCCGCAATCTGTTAAGCAAAAATGGCTTTATGGAAGTGGAAACCCCGATGATGCAAGTGATCCCTGGTGGCGCCTCAGCACGCCCATTTATTACCCGACATAACGCACTCGATATGGATATGTATTTACGTGTATCACCAGAACTGTATCTAAAAAGGTTAGTCGTTGGCGGTTTTGAACGCGTATTTGAAATTAATCGAAATTTCCGTAACGAAGGGATTTCAACGCGTCACAATCCAGAATTTACCATGCTTGAATTCTATATGGCTTACGCCGATTACAATGACTTAATGGCGCTGACAGAAGAAATGTTACGTACCTTAGCGCTTGATATTCTGGGTACGCCAATGGTCCCTTATGGTGACTTAACGTTTGATTTCGGACAGCCTTTTGCCAAAATAGGCATGAAGGATTCAGTATTAAAATACAACCCAGAGATCCGTGCTGAACAGCTAGCAACATTATCAGCAGCAACTGAATTAGCTGATAGCCTGAATATTCGCATTGATGCAAGTTGGGGGCTTGGCCGCGTGATCACCGAGATATTTGAAGAGACAGTTGAAGAGAAATTAATTCAACCGACCTTTATTACTGAATACCCAGCAGAGGTATCACCGCTAGCACGTCGTAATGATGATGATCCGCTCATCACAGATCGTTTTGAGTTCTTTATTGGTGGTCGTGAAATTGCCAACGGTTTCTCTGAATTAAATGATGCAGAAGACCAAGACGCGCGCTTCAAAGAACAAGTACAGCAAAAAGAAGCTGGTGACGATGAAGCCATGTTCTACGATGAAGATTATGTCACCGCACTTGAACATGGTTTACCACCAACAGCAGGCCAAGGGATTGGTATTGACCGCTTAGTGATGCTGTTCACTAATAGCCATACGATCCGTGACGTGATCTTATTCCCGACATTGCGCCCACAAAATAAATAG
- a CDS encoding SMR family transporter — MMMNNAELIHIVFLCFSILLDITANYFLKLSDGFKNKLPGVFAIVLVAMAFISLGQAVQSIQLSIAYATWGAGGIVGTLLVDKYMFGETIGRRSQIGVPLLISGIVVLQFSH; from the coding sequence ATGATGATGAATAATGCAGAACTCATACACATCGTATTCTTGTGTTTTTCCATATTGTTAGATATTACCGCCAATTATTTTTTAAAATTATCAGATGGTTTTAAAAATAAACTACCAGGCGTATTTGCAATTGTATTGGTTGCAATGGCCTTTATCAGCCTAGGTCAAGCAGTGCAGTCAATCCAACTATCGATTGCCTATGCGACTTGGGGTGCTGGCGGTATTGTTGGCACCTTATTGGTCGATAAGTATATGTTTGGCGAAACGATAGGACGTCGTAGCCAAATAGGCGTACCACTGTTAATTTCAGGCATTGTGGTACTGCAGTTTTCACACTAA
- a CDS encoding DMT family transporter: MYHSMMLFFAIVAEVAGTISMRYSAENNPITGTVAMIILIGISYFLLSKAIQKIPLGVAYAIWEGVGILLITVISNYLFDEMITSAKVFGVGLIVAGLIFINTDEGHDDE, translated from the coding sequence ATGTATCACAGCATGATGCTGTTTTTCGCTATTGTAGCTGAAGTAGCAGGCACCATTTCCATGCGCTATTCAGCTGAGAATAACCCAATAACCGGCACAGTAGCGATGATTATATTAATAGGGATATCCTATTTTTTATTATCTAAAGCAATCCAAAAAATTCCATTAGGAGTGGCTTACGCAATTTGGGAAGGGGTTGGGATCTTACTCATCACAGTCATTAGTAATTACCTGTTTGATGAAATGATCACTTCCGCTAAAGTTTTCGGTGTTGGTTTGATCGTCGCTGGACTTATCTTTATTAACACAGATGAAGGACATGATGATGAATAA
- a CDS encoding LysR family transcriptional regulator gives MRLIQIEMFLLAVKTGSISEAAIQLGKSRSTVSAALLALEDELGVNLLLRSGNKIELSHIGENIVADCQRIYHLSQGVHAKCAHHLAGAESALRIARDDALPEKFWNQLISQLEKKFPQTSLSMYAAPTPELIAYVENNKVDIAYGMISDTHDYQRHVRNELGQLRMMAVAAADHPLHTIGNRLTSNDLALYTEVVLAYMDDLLTVEASISHRYIGLTFYEYLRDAVCNGVGWAKVPAPLITDQLRNETLKVLRYKKSMSWEIYGEITGVDFCRGAVTDWIAEQIEHYLITESH, from the coding sequence ATGAGATTAATACAAATAGAGATGTTTCTGTTGGCGGTTAAAACTGGGTCTATTTCTGAAGCGGCCATACAGCTTGGTAAAAGTCGTTCTACAGTTAGCGCTGCACTGCTTGCCCTTGAAGATGAGTTAGGTGTGAACTTGCTATTACGCAGTGGTAATAAAATTGAATTAAGCCATATAGGTGAAAATATCGTTGCTGACTGTCAGCGTATATATCACCTTTCGCAGGGGGTGCATGCCAAATGCGCTCATCATCTGGCTGGTGCTGAGTCGGCATTACGTATTGCGCGAGATGATGCTTTACCGGAGAAGTTCTGGAACCAATTGATTAGCCAGTTAGAAAAGAAATTTCCACAAACTTCGTTATCTATGTATGCCGCACCGACACCGGAATTAATCGCTTATGTGGAAAATAACAAAGTTGATATTGCTTACGGCATGATCTCGGATACTCATGATTATCAGCGACATGTACGCAATGAGTTAGGTCAGCTTAGAATGATGGCGGTCGCCGCTGCTGATCACCCTTTGCATACGATAGGTAATCGCTTAACCAGCAATGATTTAGCCTTATATACCGAAGTTGTTCTAGCCTATATGGATGACTTATTAACCGTTGAGGCGTCGATTAGTCACCGTTATATCGGCTTAACGTTTTACGAATATTTACGTGATGCGGTATGTAATGGTGTTGGCTGGGCTAAAGTACCGGCGCCTTTGATCACAGATCAACTTAGAAATGAAACACTTAAAGTACTTCGTTATAAAAAATCGATGAGTTGGGAGATTTATGGCGAAATTACAGGTGTCGATTTTTGTCGTGGTGCGGTGACAGATTGGATTGCAGAGCAAATTGAGCACTACTTGATTACTGAGTCACACTAA
- a CDS encoding Yip1 family protein, with product MLVKHLWGLYVQPKDEWIDIDTHHESLLSVVVSLLFFALIPAVSAWYTATVTGWKLGFGETTYLSSSSATIMAVAMIIVSITLVATFAIFVQWMAGNFGSSSSFTQALELTTYTAAPIFITGIAALIPVAWVIMIALLVGVAFSVRALYTGVPVIMHITEERGFIYASSLLTVGLVLFVASMGFTVVMWSFGLGPQFVI from the coding sequence ATGTTAGTAAAACACTTATGGGGTTTATACGTACAGCCCAAGGACGAATGGATTGATATTGATACCCACCATGAGTCTTTATTATCCGTCGTTGTAAGTCTGTTATTTTTTGCTTTAATTCCAGCTGTATCAGCCTGGTATACCGCAACAGTGACAGGTTGGAAGCTTGGTTTTGGAGAAACAACTTATTTATCTTCTTCAAGCGCGACGATTATGGCTGTTGCTATGATCATAGTGAGTATTACATTGGTGGCGACGTTTGCTATTTTTGTGCAGTGGATGGCGGGTAACTTTGGTTCATCATCAAGCTTTACCCAAGCGTTAGAATTAACGACATATACCGCAGCACCTATCTTTATTACTGGCATTGCAGCGTTGATCCCTGTGGCTTGGGTTATTATGATCGCGTTATTAGTTGGTGTCGCATTCTCGGTACGTGCTCTTTACACTGGTGTGCCTGTGATTATGCACATTACTGAAGAGCGGGGCTTTATTTATGCCTCGTCGTTACTGACCGTTGGCCTTGTATTATTTGTTGCGTCTATGGGCTTTACTGTCGTGATGTGGAGCTTTGGGTTAGGGCCACAATTTGTCATTTAA
- a CDS encoding FAD-dependent oxidoreductase: MAISDKEQKSKSKKIIIAVIITVFLLWYGFDLNQYASLEQIKILQQTSGDYIAENRSLAMFIFFVSYVAITGFSLPGAVLLTLLGGGLFGFGYGLLLISFASSIGATLAFLVSRYLLRDYVQKKFGSRLDAINKGVEKEGDFYLFSLRLIPVFPFFLINILMGLTKISTRSFYLVSQVGMLAGTAIYVWAGTQLSEIDSLSGIASPSLLSALALLGIFPWVAKRGLALFSQRKRYARWAKPTSFDRNMIVIGAGAGGLVSAYIAAAVKSKVTLIEKHRMGGDCLNTGCVPSKALIRSAHAVAEISRANEFGIDAEIKQINFEKVMGRIQNVIKAIEPHDSIARYSSMGVECLTAEAKIIDPWRVQIGEQVLTTKNIVVATGARPIVPQIPGLTEVLYLTSDTLWQLTEQPSRLLVLGGGPIGCEIAQSFARLGSTVTQVEMADQLLGREDEDAVAVVQSELLADGVNILLGNKVASFVSEDGQYSAVLSNGDSVAFDQVFLALGRQANTRGFGLEALDVTITDRGLIEINEYQQTSIPNIYAVGDVSGPYQLTHVAAHQAWFAAVNALFGSVKKFATDYRVIPAVTYTYPELARVGLSENEAQQADLDYQVTKYDIDDLDRAITDSETKGFVKVITAGNSDKILGVTIVASHAGELLAEYTLAMKYKLGLNKVLGTIHPYPTMSEANKYVAGNWKRNNSPEKLLAWVEKFHRYIRKA; the protein is encoded by the coding sequence ATGGCTATTAGTGATAAAGAACAAAAATCGAAGAGTAAAAAAATTATTATCGCGGTAATTATTACCGTATTTTTATTATGGTATGGGTTTGACCTAAACCAATATGCTTCGCTAGAGCAGATTAAAATATTGCAACAAACGTCAGGTGACTATATTGCTGAGAATCGCTCTTTGGCGATGTTCATATTCTTCGTCAGTTATGTCGCGATCACTGGTTTCTCATTACCCGGTGCGGTATTGCTCACCTTACTTGGTGGCGGTTTATTTGGCTTTGGTTACGGCTTACTGCTGATTTCTTTTGCTAGCTCTATCGGTGCAACATTAGCCTTTTTAGTCAGCCGCTATTTATTAAGAGATTATGTGCAGAAAAAGTTTGGTTCACGACTTGATGCGATAAATAAAGGCGTTGAAAAAGAAGGTGATTTTTATTTATTCTCGCTGCGTTTGATTCCCGTTTTCCCCTTCTTCCTCATTAACATTTTAATGGGCTTGACCAAGATTAGTACGCGTAGTTTTTATCTTGTTAGCCAAGTCGGTATGCTAGCTGGCACCGCTATCTATGTGTGGGCGGGGACTCAGTTAAGTGAGATCGATAGCTTATCAGGAATTGCCTCTCCTTCACTGCTCAGTGCATTGGCATTGCTCGGTATTTTCCCTTGGGTCGCTAAACGAGGTCTAGCACTATTTAGTCAGCGTAAGCGTTATGCACGTTGGGCTAAACCAACATCATTCGATCGTAATATGATCGTGATTGGTGCCGGTGCAGGCGGTTTGGTAAGTGCTTATATCGCTGCAGCTGTTAAATCAAAAGTAACCCTAATTGAAAAACATCGTATGGGTGGTGATTGCTTAAATACCGGCTGTGTGCCATCTAAAGCATTGATCCGTAGCGCACACGCCGTTGCTGAAATCAGCCGCGCAAATGAATTTGGGATTGATGCTGAAATTAAGCAGATTAATTTTGAAAAAGTAATGGGGCGTATTCAAAATGTTATTAAAGCGATTGAACCGCATGATTCGATTGCACGTTATTCATCAATGGGGGTTGAGTGCTTAACTGCAGAAGCTAAAATTATCGATCCATGGCGCGTACAAATTGGCGAGCAAGTATTAACGACTAAAAATATTGTTGTTGCTACGGGAGCACGTCCTATTGTACCGCAGATCCCCGGGTTAACTGAGGTACTTTACTTAACATCGGATACGTTGTGGCAGTTAACTGAACAACCGTCGCGTTTATTGGTATTAGGCGGTGGGCCGATTGGTTGTGAAATAGCGCAAAGTTTTGCCCGTTTAGGTTCGACAGTGACGCAAGTTGAAATGGCGGATCAACTGTTGGGCCGCGAAGACGAAGACGCTGTTGCTGTTGTACAAAGCGAGTTATTGGCTGATGGCGTTAATATCTTACTCGGTAATAAAGTCGCTAGCTTTGTCAGTGAAGATGGTCAATATAGCGCGGTATTGTCAAATGGTGATTCAGTCGCGTTTGATCAAGTATTTTTAGCGTTGGGGCGTCAGGCTAATACCCGTGGTTTTGGTTTGGAAGCTCTCGACGTTACCATCACAGATCGTGGTCTGATTGAGATTAATGAATATCAACAAACCTCTATTCCAAATATATATGCTGTGGGTGATGTTTCTGGGCCTTATCAACTTACCCATGTCGCTGCGCACCAAGCTTGGTTTGCGGCGGTAAATGCCTTGTTTGGCTCGGTGAAAAAATTTGCTACCGATTATCGAGTGATCCCTGCGGTGACTTATACTTACCCTGAACTTGCTCGCGTTGGATTGAGTGAAAATGAAGCGCAGCAAGCTGATCTCGATTATCAGGTGACTAAATATGATATCGATGATTTAGATAGGGCGATCACGGATAGTGAGACGAAAGGTTTTGTCAAAGTGATTACCGCAGGTAATAGCGATAAAATATTAGGCGTGACTATTGTCGCTAGCCATGCTGGTGAGTTATTGGCGGAATATACGTTAGCAATGAAATATAAATTGGGCTTGAATAAAGTGCTGGGGACTATTCATCCGTATCCAACCATGAGTGAAGCCAATAAATATGTGGCGGGTAATTGGAAGCGTAATAATAGCCCGGAGAAGTTATTAGCCTGGGTAGAGAAGTTTCATCGTTATATACGTAAAGCTTAA
- a CDS encoding PLP-dependent aminotransferase family protein, which yields MLLQKSRYHGVAAEIQLQIEQRIWLPGERIPSIRKMSRIQNISPMTVLKAYELLEAEGWIYAKPRSGYFVAAHLNRLAIPQQTIPQLTNRAIKINEHVFEVLTACKRPDIVPLGSAFPDPELFPLKELGQALAKTIKTMPAISAVTELPPGSVALRRAIAQRYIRDGIDVSIEDIVITSGAMESLGLSLMAVTKPGDTVAIESPAFYGVLQTVERLQLKAIEITTDPQFGMSVDALQHAVQHHDIKACWLMSKYQNPLGASMPKQDKLALLDVLTKAQIPLLEDDVYSELYFSEQKPQPIKAYDEQGLVLHCSSFSKCLAPGFRVGWVVAGRYAKQIEQLQLMTTLSAAVPNQLAIAEFVLYGRYDIHLRQLRRQLTSRQQQMQHAIEECFPAETKITRPSGGYFLWLVLPEHINTGELLHTLLDQYNISIAPGTLFASDHKYKNCMRINCSYLLTDKIRAALITLARCISSSPHK from the coding sequence ATGTTGTTACAAAAAAGTCGCTACCATGGCGTAGCGGCTGAAATTCAATTACAGATAGAACAGCGGATATGGCTACCTGGAGAGCGTATTCCTTCTATTCGTAAAATGAGTAGAATACAAAATATCAGTCCGATGACGGTATTAAAAGCGTATGAATTGTTGGAAGCTGAAGGCTGGATTTATGCTAAACCACGCTCTGGCTATTTTGTTGCCGCTCATCTTAATCGTCTTGCAATCCCTCAACAAACGATCCCGCAACTCACGAATCGCGCGATTAAGATTAATGAGCATGTTTTTGAAGTACTGACAGCCTGTAAACGTCCCGATATTGTCCCACTTGGTTCTGCTTTTCCTGATCCTGAGCTATTTCCACTCAAGGAATTAGGTCAAGCATTAGCTAAAACGATTAAAACCATGCCTGCAATCAGTGCTGTCACGGAATTACCTCCAGGCAGTGTGGCGTTAAGACGTGCAATCGCGCAACGCTATATCCGTGACGGTATCGATGTGTCAATTGAGGATATCGTTATCACTTCGGGGGCGATGGAATCATTAGGTTTGAGTTTGATGGCTGTCACAAAACCAGGGGATACAGTTGCGATTGAATCACCAGCTTTTTATGGCGTACTGCAAACTGTCGAACGATTACAGCTTAAAGCCATTGAAATTACGACTGATCCACAGTTCGGCATGTCGGTCGATGCATTGCAGCATGCTGTACAGCATCATGATATTAAAGCCTGTTGGTTAATGAGTAAATACCAAAACCCGTTGGGTGCATCTATGCCTAAACAGGATAAACTAGCGCTTCTTGATGTGTTAACTAAAGCACAGATCCCGCTACTTGAGGATGATGTTTACAGTGAACTGTATTTTTCAGAACAAAAACCGCAACCGATAAAAGCATATGACGAACAAGGCTTGGTATTACACTGTTCATCATTTTCAAAATGCTTAGCGCCTGGTTTTAGAGTCGGCTGGGTAGTAGCTGGTCGATATGCCAAACAAATAGAACAATTACAGTTGATGACGACGCTTTCTGCTGCGGTACCTAACCAACTCGCGATTGCTGAATTTGTATTATATGGCCGTTATGATATTCATTTACGACAATTAAGGCGCCAGTTAACATCTCGCCAGCAGCAGATGCAACATGCCATTGAGGAATGCTTCCCCGCCGAAACTAAGATCACCAGACCGAGTGGTGGTTACTTTTTATGGTTAGTGCTCCCTGAGCATATAAACACCGGTGAACTGCTGCATACTTTACTCGACCAGTATAATATTAGTATCGCGCCAGGTACCTTATTTGCCAGTGATCATAAGTATAAAAACTGCATGCGAATTAATTGTTCTTATTTACTCACGGACAAAATACGCGCAGCATTGATTACGTTAGCGCGATGTATTTCTTCATCGCCACATAAATAG
- the ccoG gene encoding cytochrome c oxidase accessory protein CcoG, with protein MSEERINIKDVTPKVKPKYTNVGADNHIYVRNMTGVFQRLRKYMGWFFMVLFLALPLFQWDGHQAILLNIAEQRIHIFALTIFPQDLMLLALLLIVGAFALFFITAYLGRVWCGFMCPQTIWTFIFIWFEEKIEGSANKRLKLNQGPVTTDKVKKKALKHSAWLSVSVITGLAFMAYFVPVFELYTDFFTLQASGNVYFWVLFFAFCTYGNAGWMRSIMCTHMCPYARFQSAMFDTDTLIVGYDFNRGESRGPRSRKADHKAKGLGDCIDCNLCVQVCPAGIDIRDGLQYECINCGACIDACDQTMERMNYPKGLIRYTSENELNNKPHEKSRFKLIGYGVIMTLMTIMFVVSVVSISPVQMDIIRDRNALYRENSDGNIENTYTLKIINKTSFTQKYSLSVTDVPDHEWFGPREIEVLPGELLVQPVSLAIDPFDLKQPVIKINFVITEQGNDHYVFTQQSRFISKL; from the coding sequence ATGTCTGAAGAACGCATAAATATAAAAGATGTAACCCCTAAGGTGAAGCCTAAATATACCAATGTTGGCGCTGATAATCATATCTACGTCCGTAACATGACGGGTGTATTCCAGCGACTGAGAAAGTACATGGGGTGGTTTTTTATGGTGCTGTTTTTAGCATTACCTTTGTTCCAGTGGGATGGTCATCAGGCGATCTTATTAAATATTGCTGAACAACGTATTCATATCTTTGCATTAACTATTTTCCCTCAAGATCTGATGTTATTGGCCCTATTGCTGATCGTCGGTGCCTTTGCATTATTTTTCATTACCGCTTATTTAGGAAGAGTCTGGTGTGGCTTTATGTGCCCACAAACGATTTGGACCTTTATCTTTATTTGGTTTGAAGAAAAAATTGAAGGCTCAGCCAATAAACGTTTGAAGCTAAACCAAGGTCCTGTCACTACAGATAAAGTCAAAAAGAAGGCTCTTAAACACAGCGCATGGTTGAGTGTTTCTGTTATTACGGGACTGGCGTTTATGGCTTATTTTGTGCCTGTTTTTGAGCTTTACACTGATTTTTTCACGCTTCAAGCAAGTGGTAACGTGTATTTTTGGGTACTGTTTTTTGCATTTTGTACTTACGGTAATGCTGGCTGGATGCGCAGTATTATGTGTACTCACATGTGCCCTTATGCGCGTTTTCAATCGGCAATGTTTGATACTGATACCTTAATTGTTGGCTATGATTTTAATCGCGGTGAATCACGCGGTCCACGTTCACGTAAAGCAGATCATAAAGCCAAAGGTTTAGGTGATTGCATCGATTGTAATTTATGTGTTCAGGTATGCCCTGCTGGTATTGATATTCGTGATGGCCTGCAATATGAATGTATTAACTGTGGTGCTTGTATTGATGCATGCGACCAAACGATGGAGCGCATGAATTATCCAAAAGGTTTGATACGTTATACTTCTGAAAATGAACTAAATAATAAGCCGCATGAAAAGAGCCGCTTCAAGTTAATTGGTTATGGGGTGATCATGACGTTGATGACGATCATGTTCGTCGTAAGTGTCGTGAGTATTTCGCCAGTACAAATGGATATTATCCGCGATCGAAACGCGCTCTATCGTGAAAACTCTGACGGTAATATTGAAAATACGTATACATTGAAAATTATTAACAAAACATCATTTACTCAGAAGTACAGCTTGTCGGTTACCGATGTGCCTGATCATGAATGGTTTGGCCCGCGTGAAATCGAGGTATTACCGGGTGAATTGTTAGTACAGCCGGTCAGTTTAGCTATTGACCCGTTTGACCTGAAACAACCTGTGATTAAAATTAACTTTGTTATTACAGAGCAAGGCAATGATCATTATGTCTTTACTCAGCAAAGTCGTTTTATTAGCAAGTTATAG
- a CDS encoding serine/threonine protein kinase: protein MTELPVDYSLLSPDFMLDAIEPIGIRVDSGLLELNSYENRVFQFLNEDRQRFVVKFYRPVRWSDEQIQEEHDFSLQLKAAEIDVVAPLQFDGRSLFIYQGYRLAIFPSVGGRPIEVDNLDALESVGRNLGRIHQLASQQPFAHRPTLSIAEFVQAPKLILQQNNFVPAHLETAFFNVYDALAKEISLQYKPDDKQLIRLHGDLHAGNILWRDDKVSLLDFDDCRQGPAVQDLWMMLHGESHEQRLQLEVLLEGYEEFCAFDTKQLKLIEPLRAMRMMNYMGWIAKRWHDPAFSRHFSWFTDEQFWQKQVGFLQEQIDNMQKPPLSLIPNY from the coding sequence ATGACAGAACTACCTGTTGATTACAGTTTGCTTTCCCCTGATTTTATGTTGGATGCGATAGAGCCTATCGGTATTCGCGTGGATTCAGGTTTGTTGGAATTAAACAGCTATGAAAATCGCGTGTTTCAATTTCTAAATGAAGATCGTCAACGTTTCGTGGTTAAGTTCTATCGTCCTGTACGTTGGAGTGATGAACAGATCCAAGAAGAACATGATTTTTCTTTACAGTTAAAAGCGGCTGAAATTGATGTGGTTGCACCGTTACAATTTGATGGGCGTAGTCTATTTATCTATCAAGGTTACCGCTTAGCTATTTTTCCCAGTGTTGGGGGGCGTCCAATTGAAGTGGATAATCTCGATGCTTTGGAATCTGTAGGGCGTAATTTAGGTCGTATACATCAGTTAGCGAGTCAACAACCATTTGCACATCGACCAACATTGTCGATTGCAGAGTTTGTGCAAGCACCGAAGTTGATATTACAACAAAATAACTTTGTACCAGCGCATTTAGAAACTGCTTTTTTTAATGTTTATGATGCGCTTGCCAAAGAAATTTCGTTGCAATATAAACCGGATGACAAGCAGTTAATTCGTTTACACGGTGATCTGCATGCTGGTAACATTTTGTGGCGTGACGATAAGGTATCGTTGTTGGACTTTGACGATTGCCGTCAAGGACCTGCAGTGCAAGATCTTTGGATGATGTTACATGGTGAAAGTCATGAACAGCGATTACAGTTGGAAGTGTTGCTTGAAGGCTATGAGGAATTTTGTGCCTTTGATACTAAGCAACTAAAATTAATCGAGCCATTACGTGCAATGCGAATGATGAACTACATGGGCTGGATTGCCAAACGTTGGCATGATCCTGCTTTTAGTCGTCATTTTTCGTGGTTTACTGATGAGCAGTTCTGGCAAAAACAGGTCGGTTTCTTACAAGAACAGATTGATAATATGCAAAAACCGCCGTTATCTCTCATTCCTAATTACTAA